One Devosia lacusdianchii genomic window carries:
- the rfbB gene encoding dTDP-glucose 4,6-dehydratase, with the protein MTPVSRRVLVTGGAGFIGSAVCRHFIARGHQVCNVDKLTYAANLDSLAPVVDSPNYQFAQLDICDRRALRDVFDRFAPDVVLHLAAESHVDRSINDASVFIQTNVVGTVALLDEALDYWTKRGKPDDFRFHHVSTDEVYGDLPIEGTPFTEQTRYQPSSPYAASKAASDFMVMSWFRTFGLPVVLSNCSNNYGAYQNIEKLIPRMIVTALQRRPLPIYGNGSNIRDWLHVDDHVAALELVMSWGRPGERYNIGGNNEHSNLDVVRTICVLLDQKAPHAEGSYLDLMSFVSDRPGHDFRYAVDATKAITELGWSPRHDFASGLTATVGWYLANVWWWSKVAKTD; encoded by the coding sequence ATGACTCCAGTTTCACGGCGGGTGCTGGTAACTGGCGGCGCCGGCTTTATTGGATCTGCCGTCTGCCGGCATTTTATTGCTCGAGGCCATCAGGTCTGCAACGTCGACAAACTGACCTATGCGGCTAATCTCGATAGCCTGGCACCCGTCGTAGATAGTCCGAATTATCAGTTCGCCCAGCTCGACATCTGCGATCGACGGGCGCTCCGCGACGTGTTTGATCGTTTTGCACCCGACGTGGTGCTGCACCTGGCGGCGGAAAGCCACGTCGACCGGTCGATCAACGATGCATCGGTTTTCATCCAGACTAACGTCGTCGGCACTGTTGCCTTGCTCGACGAGGCGCTCGACTACTGGACCAAGCGCGGAAAACCGGACGATTTTAGATTTCACCATGTCTCGACCGATGAAGTCTACGGCGATCTCCCGATCGAGGGAACTCCGTTCACTGAACAGACCCGATATCAGCCCTCGTCGCCCTATGCGGCATCAAAGGCGGCAAGCGACTTTATGGTGATGTCATGGTTTCGTACGTTCGGGCTACCAGTGGTACTATCGAACTGTTCAAACAATTACGGGGCCTATCAGAACATTGAGAAGCTGATCCCACGCATGATCGTCACGGCCTTACAGCGTCGGCCGCTGCCGATCTACGGCAACGGGTCCAACATCCGCGACTGGCTGCATGTCGACGATCATGTCGCAGCGCTTGAACTGGTCATGTCCTGGGGCCGACCGGGAGAGCGCTATAATATCGGCGGCAATAACGAGCACTCCAATCTCGACGTCGTGCGCACAATCTGCGTGTTGCTCGACCAAAAGGCCCCGCACGCAGAAGGCAGCTACCTGGACTTGATGAGCTTTGTTTCGGATAGGCCGGGACACGATTTTCGTTACGCGGTCGACGCCACCAAGGCCATTACCGAACTCGGCTGGTCCCCGCGCCATGACTTCGCCTCGGGTTTGACCGCAACCGTTGGGTGGTATCTCGCCAACGTCTGGTGGTGGTCAAAAGTGGCCAAAACCGATTGA